In Phormidium yuhuli AB48, one genomic interval encodes:
- a CDS encoding form I ribulose bisphosphate carboxylase large subunit has protein sequence MVQAKAGYKAGVQDYRLTYYTPDYTPKDTDLLACFRMSPQPGVPAEEAAAAVAAESSTGTWTTVWTDGLTDLDRYKGRCYDIESVPGEDNQYFCFVAYPMDLFEEGSVTNILTSIVGNVFGFKALKALRLEDIRFPVALVKTFQGPPHGITVERDKLNKYGRPLLGCTIKPKLGLSAKNYGRAVYECLRGGLDFTKDDENINSQPFMRWRDRFLFVQEAIEKAQAETNEIKGHYLNVTAPTVEEMMKRAEFAKEIGTPIIMHDFLTGGFTANTTLARWCRDNGVLLHIHRAMHAVIDRQKIHGIHFRVLAKCLRLSGGDHLHSGTVVGKLEGEKGITMGFVDLMREDFVEEDRSRGIFFTQDWASLPGVMPVASGGIHVWHMPALLEIFGDDSCLQFGGGTLGHPWGNAPGATANRVALEACVQARNEGRDLMREGGDIIREAAKWSPDLAVACELWKEIKFEYEAVDTL, from the coding sequence ATGGTACAAGCGAAAGCTGGATATAAAGCAGGTGTGCAGGACTACCGCCTGACCTACTACACCCCTGACTACACCCCCAAAGACACCGACCTGTTGGCATGTTTCCGCATGAGTCCCCAACCCGGTGTTCCGGCTGAAGAAGCCGCTGCTGCTGTAGCCGCAGAATCCTCCACCGGAACCTGGACCACGGTGTGGACCGACGGACTGACTGACCTCGATCGCTACAAAGGTCGTTGCTACGATATCGAGTCCGTCCCCGGCGAAGACAACCAATACTTCTGCTTCGTCGCCTACCCGATGGATCTATTTGAGGAAGGCTCTGTCACCAACATCCTCACCTCCATCGTTGGGAACGTGTTTGGGTTCAAAGCCCTCAAAGCTCTGCGCTTAGAAGATATCCGCTTCCCGGTTGCCCTGGTTAAAACCTTCCAAGGCCCCCCGCACGGTATCACCGTTGAGCGGGACAAATTGAACAAATATGGTCGTCCTCTGCTCGGTTGCACCATTAAACCGAAATTAGGTCTGTCCGCTAAAAACTACGGTCGCGCCGTCTATGAATGTCTGCGCGGTGGTTTGGACTTCACCAAAGACGACGAAAACATCAACTCTCAGCCCTTCATGCGCTGGCGCGATCGCTTCTTGTTCGTTCAAGAAGCCATCGAGAAAGCCCAGGCTGAAACCAACGAAATCAAAGGTCACTACCTCAACGTGACCGCCCCCACCGTTGAAGAAATGATGAAACGGGCCGAATTCGCCAAAGAAATCGGCACCCCCATCATCATGCACGACTTCCTCACCGGTGGTTTCACCGCCAACACCACCCTGGCTCGTTGGTGCCGTGACAACGGTGTCCTGCTGCACATTCACCGTGCCATGCACGCCGTCATCGACCGTCAGAAAATCCACGGAATCCACTTCCGCGTTCTGGCCAAATGTCTGCGCCTGTCCGGTGGTGACCACCTCCACTCCGGTACCGTCGTCGGTAAACTGGAAGGGGAAAAAGGCATCACCATGGGCTTCGTTGACCTGATGCGTGAAGACTTCGTCGAAGAAGATCGCTCTCGCGGTATCTTCTTCACCCAAGACTGGGCGTCCCTTCCTGGCGTTATGCCCGTCGCTTCTGGTGGGATTCACGTCTGGCACATGCCCGCATTGCTGGAAATCTTCGGCGATGACTCCTGCTTACAGTTTGGTGGTGGAACCCTCGGACACCCCTGGGGTAACGCACCGGGTGCAACCGCCAACCGTGTGGCTCTCGAAGCTTGTGTTCAAGCCCGTAACGAAGGTCGTGACCTCATGCGTGAAGGTGGCGACATCATCCGCGAAGCGGCTAAATGGTCTCCTGACTTGGCTGTGGCTTGCGAACTTTGGAAAGAAATCAAGTTCGAGTATGAAGCGGTTGATAC